The following are from one region of the Melitaea cinxia chromosome 7, ilMelCinx1.1, whole genome shotgun sequence genome:
- the LOC123655367 gene encoding transcription initiation factor TFIID subunit 13 encodes MSSEAPDQFDQFDDEEGDPQLGATASGRKRLFSKELRCMMYGFGDDRNPYTESVDFLEDLVIEFITETTHKAMEVGRPGRVQVEDIIFLVRKDHRKYARVKDLLTMNEELKKARKAFDEVKYVE; translated from the exons atgtcGTCTGAAGCACCAGATCAGTTCGACCAA TTTGACGATGAAGAAGGAGATCCACAGTTGGGTGCCACAGCTTCGGGTAGGAAACGATTATTCAGCAAAGAACTTCGTTGTATGATGTATGGTTTTGGTGATGATCGGAATCCATACACCGAGAGTGTCGACTTTCTAGAAGATCTTGTAATAGAGTTTATTACTGAGACTACCCACAA AGCTATGGAAGTAGGTAGACCTGGTCGTGTTCAAGTTGAAGATATCATATTTTTAGTTCGTAAAGATCACAGGAAGTATGCCAGAGTTAAGGATCTGTTGACCATGAATGAGGAATTGAAAAAGGCTCGGAAAGCTTTTGATGAGGTCAAATATGTTG aatGA